The Pleuronectes platessa chromosome 23, fPlePla1.1, whole genome shotgun sequence genome contains a region encoding:
- the ift46 gene encoding intraflagellar transport protein 46 homolog, translated as MERTDRRTDPRRLENQPYDESLEVVDSEEVASVSSPTPRGQRQSFSRRSREGRGLMSANSSSDEFEEDQKPQRTKEPIGRQPGASPNEEEEEEEEDEEEEDDDSDEDDTDDDDEPGQAPEGAYDPADYANLPVSTEVKELFQYITRYTPQSIELDHSLKPFIPDFIPAVGDIDAFLKVPRPDGVTDALGLLALDEPSVKQSDPTVLSLWLSEETKQHGATELKKVTSVASPQSIPRAVDSWVESISALHRSKPAASVHYGRAMPDIDSLMQEWPGELEELLGRLQLPRLQLPPARLNCSLMQYVDLVCALLDVPVHSNRIQSLHLLFNLYLEFRDSQHFTRRTQT; from the exons ATGGAGCGGACTGACCGGAGGACAGACCCCCGCCGGTTGGAAAACCAGCCGTACGACGAGAGCCTGGAGGTGGTCGACTCCGAGGAGGTGGCGAGCGTCTCCAGCCCGACTCCCCGCGGCCAGCGTCAG TCATTCTCCAGGCGGAGTCGGGAGGGGCGTGGCCTGATGTctgccaacagcagcagtgatgagTTTGAGGAGGATCAAAAGCCTCAGCGGACCAAAGAGCCAATCGGTAGGCAGCCTGGTGCCAGTCcgaacgaggaggaggaagaggaggaagaggatgaagaggaggaggatgacgatTCTGACGAAGACGATACAGACGATGACGACGAACCAGGGCAGGCTCCGGAGGGAGCGTATGACCCCGCCGACTACGCCAACCTGCCTGTGAGCACCGAGGTCAAAGAGCTGTTCCAGTACATCACACG GTACACTCCTCAGTCCATTGAGTTGGATCACAGTCTGAAACCCTTCATCCCTGACTTCATCCCAGCTGTCGGCGACATCGACGCCTTCCTGAAG GTGCCGAGGCCGGACGGGGTCACGGACGCTCTGGGTCTGTTGGCTCTGGACGAGCCCAGTGTGAAACAGTCTGACCCCACGGTTCTGTCGCTGTGGCTGTCTGAGGAAACCAAACAACACGGAGCCACAGAg cTGAAGAAGGTGACGAGTGTGGCGAGTCCTCAGTCGATTCCTCGGGCGGTGGACAGCTGGGTGGAGAGCATCAGTGCGCTGCACCGCTCCAAACCAGCGGCGAGCGTCCACTATGGCCGCGCGATGCCTGACATCGACAGCCTGATGCAGGAGTGGCCAGGCGAGCTGGAGGAGCTACTGGGGCGTCTCCAGCTGCCGCGTCTCCAGCTGCCGCCCGCCCGCCTCAACTGCAGCCTGATGCAGTATGTGGACCTTGTGTGCGCCCTGCTGGACGTCCCCGTGCACAGCAACAGGATCCAGTCTCTGCACCTGCTGTTCAACCTCTACCTGGAGTTCAGAGACTCTCAGCACTTCACACGCAGAACACAAACCTGA
- the si:ch73-71d17.2 gene encoding LOW QUALITY PROTEIN: RPA-related protein RADX (The sequence of the model RefSeq protein was modified relative to this genomic sequence to represent the inferred CDS: deleted 2 bases in 1 codon), giving the protein MHRTVIVDPVSNMAAAGCVLHRTLTRSRSRSGPKQESSSSPAVCRDFLSVVDLQRYSRDQGSSVYFPQAVLSGEDLYDVTLTDGDCRLQVTLDPGLNRLVERNVLRPGSTLRNATFALAMSAQHPACPGASAETDSYRLERAEVRGDDEDDGVRRFDVDVDSLPWFGSSDAAGPLVPLRANRSVFLPQWNNVDYSGEVWREAPPTEEEAEHGDDEEEEEEGRRPAVTVSELRDHFLSGHRGVARGAVQHRLIIRIINKSHLMYYGRTDRNCECPYKAVLEVCDRTGGVCVVLWNSVCVDWYHHLKPGDVISLRRYRVKRHYQAELDDIEISVNSRNPAAQISVLPESSVSPEYLPPAPTYSFYNSKDLLDLPHSAECDVIGLLTFTGRAERIRSKDGRGAELLEYRWLRLEDGTSDQPIHVKLFSTSQPETHRNLHPLSVVVCTRLKLIKSANQSHSGCFLTNTINTQVYCTGLGHHSEMSYRKLRPVRQFLQWLRSQDDGQVLSRALIGGFFMYPPPPVSLETYMKDRRGEPGFLRGAELQRELEKLCYRERRTFCIQAKVTMVAYGRRGEEDRSLLWTDRAASRSSSLSSPRRLTISSHPSPSPSLSFTSSLQPLPSSPHSFRPPLSPSSSSLSPSSPSSALSQLAPRPVDLRAARSCKRKLLLHPETPKRRHPWVTLQPEQNDNTVILFEASMEFLENPNADEDEDDSDEDGASSFVTAPLFPDFPSVAEETLPMRYDHASRKEQAVVVAMGGRADPGRFDPAFDDYYTLRLRALSDSVSVDVVFLPHSSPPVLPHPNTWTSILSHGAFSSHGPPPSPADLIVLASQLTNQRLVCVLEACHLGGTRTELILSRAFQLPN; this is encoded by the exons atgcaccgcACTGTTATTGTTGATCCGGTC TCCAACATGGCGGCTGCGGGCTGCGTACTCCACAGAACCCTGACccggtccaggtccaggtccggACCCAAGCAG GAGTCCTCGTCCTCTCCCGCCGTCTGCAGGGACTTCCTGTCCGTGGTGGACCTGCAGCGCTACAGCAGAGACCAGGGCTCGTCCGTCTACTTCCCCCAGGCGGTGCTCAGCG GTGAGGACCTGTACGACGTCACACTGACAGATGGAGACTGCCGGCTTCAGGTGACTCTGGATCCTGGTCTGAACCGGCTGGTGGAGAGGAACGTCCTGCGACCGGGATCCACGCTACGCAACGCCACCTTCGCCCTCGCCATGAGCGCTCAGCACCCAGCATGCCCCGGGGCCTCtgcggagacagacag CTACCGACTGGAGCGAGCGGAGGTCAGAGGGGACGACGAGGACGATGGAGTCCGGAGGTTTGATGTGGACGTGGACTCTCTGCCCTGGTTTGGATCCTCAGACGCTGCAGGTCCTTTGGTTCCTCTGAGAGCCAATAGGAGCGTGTTTCTCCCTCAGTGGAACAATGTGGACTACAGTGGGGAGGTGTGGAGGGAAGCCCCGCCCACTGAGGAAGAGGCGGAGCatggagatgatgaagaagaggaggaggaag GGCGAAGACCTGCTGTGACGGTGTCCGAGCTGCGTGACCACTTCCTGTCTGGTCATCGGGGCGTGGCTAGGGGCGCCGTCCAGCATCGTCTGATCATACGCATCATCAACAAGTCACACCTGATGTATTATGGGAGAACCGACCGAAACTGTGAATGTCCTTATAAG GCGGTGTTGGAGGTGTGCGACCGgactggaggtgtgtgtgtggtgttgtggaacagtgtgtgtgtcgacTGGTATCATCATCTGAAGCCAGGTGATGTCATCAGCCTGAGACGCTATCGAGTCAAACGGCATTACCAGGCTGAGCTGGATGATATAG AGATCAGCGTTAACAGCAGGAATCCTGCTGCTCAGATATCTGTTCTCCCAGAATCCTCAGTTTCACCCGAGTATCTCCCACCTGCACCAACCTACAGCTTCTACaacag TAAGGATCTCCTGGACCTTCCTCACAGCGCTGAGTGTGATGTGATTGGCCTGCTTACATTCACAGGACGAGCAGAGCGAATCAGGAGCAAGG ATGGTCGAGGGGCGGAGCTTTTGGAGTATCGCTGGCTGCGATTGGAGGACGGGACCAGCGATCAGCCAATCCACGTGAAGCTCTTCTCCACGTCTCAACCTGAAACACACCGCAACCTCCACCCAT tGTCTGTGGTCGTTTGTACGAGACTGAAGTTGATCAAATCTGCAAATCAAAGTCACAGCGGCTGCTTCCTGACAAACACCATCAACACTCAGGTGTACTGCACAG GACTGGGCCACCACTCAGAGATGAGTTATCGTAAACTCCGGCCAGTACGCCAGTTCCTTCAGTGGCTGAGGAGCCAGGATGACGGACAGGTGCTGAGCAGGGCTCTGATTGGAGGATTCTTCATGTACCCACCTCCTCCGGTCTCCCTGGAGACTTACATGAAGGATCGAAGAG gtgaGCCAGGTTTCCTCAGAGGGGCGGAGCTTcagagggagctggagaagctctgtTATCGGGAGAGACGCACCTTCTGCATCCAGGCAAAAGTAACCATGGTTGCATACGGCCGCAGAGGAGAG GAGGACCGCTCTTTGCTCTGGACGGACAGAGCTGCAtctcgctcctcctccctgtcctcccctcGTCGCCTTACCATCTCCTCTCACCCGTCtccctctccgtccctctccttcacttcctccctccaGCCTCTCCCCTCCAGCCCTCATTCCTTCagacctcctctctccccctcctcctcgtctctatCTCCATCCTCTCCGTCCTCCGCCCTCAGTCAGCTGGCGCCTCGTCCTGTGGACCTCAGAGCAGC GAGGTCGTGTAAGaggaaactgctgcttcatcctGAAACTCCAAAGAGGAG ACACCCGTGGGTCACACTACAGCCAGAACAAAACGacaacacag TCATCCTGTTCGAAGCCTCCATGGAGTTTCTAGAAAACCCAAAcgctgatgaagacgaggacgaCAGCGATGAAGATGGCGCCTCGTCCTTCGTCACCGCTCCCCTCTTTCCCGACTTCCCATCCGTTGCCGAGGAGACACTGCCGATGCGTTACGACCACGCCAGCAGGAAGGAGCAGGCTGTCGTCGTGGCGATGGGAGGGAGGGCGGACCCTGGGAGGTTTGACCCCGCCTTCGATGACTACTACACACTGAGACtgagag CTCTGTCAGATTCTGTGTCGGTCGACGTCGTCTTCCTCCCTCATTCCTCTCCTCCCGTCCTCCCTCACCCCAACACCTGGACCTCCATCTTATCCCACGGAGCCTTCTCTTCACATGGACCTCCACCTtcaccag CTGACCTCATCGTCTTGGCGTCccaactgaccaatcagaggctgGTGTGCGTCCTGGAGGCGTGTCACCTGGGGGGAACCAGAACTGAACTCATCCTGAGCCGAGCGTTTCAGCTGcccaactga
- the LOC128429933 gene encoding serrate RNA effector molecule homolog gives MGDSDDEFDRRRRDKFRRERSDMERSREREERRRDDWPDRDWDRGRERRRDYDRGRRERFSPPRHISPQHKRMRRDWDDHRGEPYRYDMPYGGGAPFPGAGPQGWHPDLPHLHPHHGGHPLQGRLGMVDPDLPPPGPPTMRSFKEFLLNMEDSVDETEAVKRYNQYKLDFRRQQLQDFFLQHKDQEWFRSKYHPEDIMASKAESLASLKTRLGVFLFLLDNNWLENMSLDMDHGSAIIKLLDAAVIKMEGGTDFDLQVLEAPAAPAAAAGGETSSGVISGGAAGGEKSQGEQSRGSVSDQTSSKAISSRTEASTSGEKGEKKDSDKDCEEEATQNGKKEKDDEEEEEGEEEEEEGEEGEEKKDEEEEEEEEGEEEEEEGEEKKKKEKKKKTTKTKKGRKRKRSVSVDSGEGSASDSDSSHSAGEKEEDEEKEEEEEEEEGKDERRKERGKEREKEAPAKPRPLHLTTSLFIRSIPPEVSKEEITALCRRYPGFLRVALSDPQPERRFFRRCWVTFDRGVNIKETCWNLQNIRLRDCELSPVVNRDLCRRVRTVNGLTHHKPVVRNDIRLSARLVHSLDQRGELWTEQMETNPVLKNITDYLIEEVSAEEEELIGASGGNSDDTGDGKDPASSSDVSVETDDKLLKVLDRLLLYLRLVHSVDYYNFCEYPAEDEMPHRCGLIHVRGPLPVAKITAVEMSEHQRMCEERLAPLLSPSETLSEEDAARLGKKDPEQEVEKFLTANSQELSKDKWLCPLSGKKFKAPEFVRKHILNKHGDKVAAVRQEVEFFNNFLLDSKRPALPENKPLLPLVQAAPPGIPGFHGQSPQQQSLLGYPPGVRPPMPGFPGGGHPYQHNQFGGGRGNYDNFRGNLGGGGGGGGGFPPKPRNNRGARGDPRSIIEYRDLDAPEDLDFF, from the exons ATGGGAGACAGCGATGATGAGTTCGACAGGAGGAGGCGGGACAAgttcaggagagagaggagtgacaTGGAACGgtcgagggagagggaggagaggaggcgggACGACTGGCCCGACAG GGACTGGGACCgcggcagagagaggaggagggattaCGACCGAGGCCGCAGAGAGAGGTTTTCTCCCCCTCGACACATCAGCCCTCAACACAAACGCATGAGGAGAGACtg GGATGACCATCGGGGGGAGCCGTACCGCTACGACATGCCCTACGGAGGAGGGGCTCCATTTCCAGGGGCGGGGCCTCAGGGCTGGCATCCTGACCTCCCCCACCTTCACCCCCATCACGGAGGTCACCCACTTCAGGGCAG gctggggatggtggatcctgaccttcctcctcctggtcctcccaCCATGAGGAGCTTTAAG GAGTTCCTGTTGAACATGGAGGACAGTGTCGATGAGACGGAGGCAGTGAAGCGTTACAACCAGTACAAGCTGGACTTCaggaggcagcagctgcaggacttCTTCCTACAGCACAAAGACCAGGAGTGGTTTCGCTCAAAGTACCACCCCGAAGACATCATGGCCAGTAAGGCAGAGTCACTGGCCTCCCTCAAAACCCGGCTCggcgtcttcctcttccttctggACAACAACTGGCTGGAAAATATGTCTCTAGACATGGACCACGGCTCCGCAATCATAAAACTCCTCGATGCAG CCGTGATAAAGATGGAGGGAGGTACAGACTTTGACCTGCAGGTCCTGGAGGCACCTGCAGCTCCGGCGGCAGCAGCGGGCGGGGAGACAAGCAGTGGCGTCATcagtggaggagcagctggaggcgaGAAGAGTCAGGgcgagcagagcagaggaagtGTCAGCGATCAAACTAGCTCAAAGGCGATCAGTAGTCGAACAGAGGCGTCGACCAGCGGAGAGAAGGGCGAGAAAAAAGACTCTGATAAG gacTGTGAAGAGGAGGCAACGCAGAATGGCAAGAAGGAAAAGgacgatgaagaagaagaagaaggggaggaggaggaggaggaaggggaggaaggggaggagaagaaagatgaagaagaggaggaggaggaggagggggaggaggaagaagaggagggggaggagaagaaaaagaaggagaagaagaagaagacaacaaagacaaagaag GGCCGGAAAAGAAAACGCAGCGTGTCAGTTGACAGCGGGGAGGGGAGTGCCTCAGACTCAGACTCCTCCCACTCTgcaggagagaaggaagaggacgaagagaaggaagaagaggaggaggaggaggaaggaaaagacG AGCGTCGTAAAGagcgagggaaagagagagagaaagaggcccCTGCGAAACCCCGCCCCCTCCACCTCACCACCTCCTTGTTCATCAGGAGCATCCCACCAGAGGTGTCAAAGGAGGAGATCACTGCG ttgtgtcgcAGGTACCCAGGCTTCCTACGGGTGGCGCTGTCGGACCCTCAGCCTGAGAGGAG gttctTTAGGCGGTGTTGGGTGACTTTCGACCGCGGTGTGAACATCAAGGAGACTTGCTGGAACCTCCAGAACATAAGG CTCAGAGACTGCGAACTGTCTCCTGTGGTCAACAGAGATCTGTGTCGGCGTGTTCGCACCGTCAACGGTCTAACGCACCACAAACCGGTGGTGAGGAACGACATCCGTCTGTCAGCCCGACTCGTGCACAGCCTGGACCAGAGGGGGGAGCTGTGGACCGAACAG ATGGAGACGAACCCCGTCCTGAAGAACATTACAGATTACCTCATAGAGGAAGTCagcgctgaggaggaggagcttatTGGCGCCTCCGGAGGCAACAGTGACGACACAGGTGACGGCAaagaccccgcctcctcctctgacGTCAGCGTGGAGACGGACGACAAGCTGTTGAAG gtgCTGGACAGACTGCTGCTCTACCTGCGCCTCGTTCACTCTGTAGATTATTATAACTTCTGTGAGTATCCTGCTGAGGACGAGATGCCTCATCGCTGTGGCCTGATCCATGTACGAGGACCCCTACCTGTGGCCAAGATCACTGCAGTCGAga TGAGCGAACATCAGAGGATGTGTGAAGAGCGTCTGGCTCCTCTGCTGTCACCatcagagacactgagtgaggaAGACGCTGCCAGGCTGGGAAAGAAAGACCCGGAGCAAGAG GTGGAGAAGTTCCTGACCGCCAACTCTCAGGAGCTCAGTAAAGACAAGTGGTTGTGTCCTCTGAGTGGGAAGAAGTTCAAG GCTCCGGAGTTTGTGCGTAAACACATCCTGAACAAACACGGAGACAAGGTCGCCGCCGTCAGACAGGAGGTCGAGTTCTTCAACAACTTCCTGTTGGACTCCAAGAGACCCGCCCTTCCTGAGAACAAGCCCCTCCTACCGCTAGTGCAAG CCGCTCCCCCTGGCATCCCTGGATTTCATGGTCAGTCGCCACAACAGCAAAGTCTTCTGGGATATCCCCCTGGTGTCAGACCTCCCATGCCTGGCTTtcctg gtggtGGACATCCCTACCAACACAACCAGTTTGGTGGTGGCCGCGGTAACTACGACAACTTCAGAGGTAATttaggaggcggaggaggaggaggaggagggtttccCCCGAAACCACGGAACAACAG GGGCGCACGAGGAGACCCTCGCTCAATCATCGAGTACAGAGACCTCGACGCTCCGGAGGACCTCGACTTCTTCTGA